The Oryzias latipes chromosome 1, ASM223467v1 genome contains a region encoding:
- the LOC105354246 gene encoding general vesicular transport factor p115 → MSMVNERQPFVLRCAVLYCFQCFLYKNQKGQGEIVATLLPSTIDANSISAGQLLCGGLFSADSLSNWCAAVALAHALQDNLTQKEQLLRVQLTTSLGKPPVSLLQQCTNILSQPLPPHSFMEKDSDSSPEAEEDAGDKEVKVPGSEAEHEKEEEEEDDEEGRCLISESQSQDVRALHAGIA, encoded by the exons ATGTCCATGGTGAATGAGAGGCAGCCGTTTGTGCTTCGTTGTGCAGTTCTTTACtgtttccagtgtttcctctacAAAAACCAGAAGGGTCAGGGGGAGATCGTGGCTACACTACTTCCCTCAACCATCGATG CCAATTCTATCTCTGCTGGTCAGCTCCTGTGTGGAGGTCTGTTCTCAGCAGACTCCCTGTCTAACTGGTGTGCTGCCGTGGCCCTGGCCCATGCTCTCCAGGACAACCTCACTCAGAAGGAACAGTTGCTTCGAGTTCAGCTCACCACCAGCCTGGGCAAACCTCCCGTGTCCCTGCTGCAGCAGTGCACCAACATCCTGTCCCAG CCGCTTCCCCCCCACTCCTTTATGGAAAAGGATTCAGACAGCAGTCCAGAGGCAGAGGAGGATGCAGGTGACAAAGAAGTCAAA GTTCCAGGAAGTGAGGCCGAGCAtgagaaggaagaggaggaggaggatgacgaAGAGGGGAGGTGTCTGATATCTGAGTCTCAGAGTCAGGATGTACGTGCTTTGCATGCTGGGATAGCATAA
- the LOC111947165 gene encoding uncharacterized protein LOC111947165: MNFDGYLEPNISEKVGLVVAHSVTAVKEGASVARVLNPMGNTVELKRGLHLGELYALTPTEVGPFLTVPEINGIQAQPNMSFTLEDSPITEEQRAKLSALLGRFCSLFCSSGKDLGRCMLVKHHIRTGDHPPIKQRAYRAAPNKQAEIERQVSNLLADGLVEESCSPWASPVVLVKKKGGQWRFCIDYRRLNSVTIKDSHPLPRVDDSLDALSGSMWFSTLDFSNVYWQVEVAEEDRGKTACTTGRGLYQWRAMPMGLSNSPATFQRMMELVLRGLPWHICLVYLDDILIYSRSFEDHMHHLEVVLTRIKDAGLKLNSQKCHFARDNVVFLGHVVSREGLEPDPRNTDKVKSWPTPRTPSEVRAFVGLCSYLFIYLFIRLEVEGLERVVAYASQALTHTQKRWATFDRELWAIVWAVPEQELLLPSLSVDDAELQQLQREEADISVVVTWLDQGSEQRVQIVVPSVIVPDLLERLHGGPAAAHFSAERTAQTVARCLFEDYVLVHGIPEVLHSDQGRQFEAEVIKFLCQWMGTKKTRTTAYHPKSDGMVERHKRTVIDQLAKMLLSHGGILEVLFSQERRDSLKEMLRTLYQRTIQWRFPGIPAVDGG, translated from the exons ATGAACTTTGATGGTTACTTGGAGCCCAATATTTCGGAGAAAGTTGGACTGGTGGTCGCGCATTCAGTGACAGCAGTCAAAGAGGGAGCTTCTGTGGCACGAGTCCTTAACCCCATGGGTAATACGGTCGAGTTAAAACGGGGACTACATTTGGGTGAGTTGTATGCATTAACTCCAACTGAGGTTGGACCCTTTCTGACGGTCCCCGAAATAAATGGTATTCAGGCTCAACCAAACATGTCATTCACTCTGGAAGACTCCCCAATTACTGAAGAGCAGAGAGCTAAACTTTCTGCCCTTCTAGGGAGATTTTGCTCTCTTTTCTGTTCCTCTGGCAAAGACCTGGGTCGCTGCATGTTGGTCAAACATCATATTCGCACGGGTGACCATCCTCCCATTAAACAGCGTGCATACAGGGCTGCGCCAAATAAACAAGCTGAAATTGAACGGCAAGTGTCAAACCTGCTAGCTGATGGGTTGGTTGAAGAGAGCTGCAGCCCCTGGGCTTCCCCTGTGGTGCTGGTGAAGAAAAAGGGAGGCCAGTGGCGTTTTTGCATTGATTATCGCCGTTTAAATTCAGTCACGATCAAAGACTCGCACCCGCTGCCAAGAGTGGATGACAGCCTAGATGCCCTGTCCGGTTCCATGTGGTTTAGCACGCTGGATTTTTCGAACGTTTACTGGCAGGTAGAAGTAGCTGAGGAAGATCGTGGGAAGACAGCTTGTACGACAGGCAGGGGGCTCTATCAGTGGCGGGCTATGCCCATGGGTCTAAGTAATTCGCCTGCCACATTTCAGCGGATGATGGAGCTCGTGCTCCGAGGCTTGCCATGGCATATTTGCTTGGTGTATTTGGATGATATTCTGATTTACAGCCGCTCTTTTGAGGATCACATGCACCACTTGGAAGTGGTtttaacaagaattaaggaTGCAGGGTTGAAGCTTAACTCTCAAAAGTGCCATTTTGCCAGAGATAATGTGGTTTTCTTAGGTCATGTTGTTTCCAGAGAGGGGCTTGAGCCAGACCCAAGAAACACTGACAAAGTGAAAAGTTGGCCAACTCCCCGCACACCGTCCGAGGTGAGAGCCTTTGTGGGTTTAtgctcatatttatttatttatttatttattcgttta GAGGTGGAAGGTTTGGAGCGTGTGGTGGCGTATGCCAGTCAGGCTCTAACGCACACTCAAAAACGGTGGGCCACTTTTGACAGGGAGCTGTGGGCTATAGTATGGGCAGTTC CTGAACAGGAGCTCCTCCTACCTTCTCTGAGTGTCGATGATGCGGAGCTGCAACAGTTACAGAGGGAAGAGGCTGACATTAGTGTGGTGGTGACTTGGTTGGACCAGG GCAGCGAGCAGCGTGTTCAGATAGTGGTTCCCTCAGTGATAGTCCCTGACCTGCTGGAGCGGTTACATGGTGGACCTGCAGCTGCTCACTTTTCGGCTGAGAGA ACTGCGCAGACGGTGGCTCGCTGTTTGTTTGAGGATTATGTGCTGGTGCATGGAATACCAGAGGTTCTTCACAGCGACCAAGGGCGACAATTTGAGGCCGAGGTGATTAAGTTCTTGTGTCAGTGGATGGGAACAAAGAAGACCCGTACCACAGCTTACCATCCAAAATCTGATGGCATGGTGGAGCGTCATAAAAGGACGGTAATTGATCAGTTGGCAAAAATGTTGCTGTCCCATGGGG GGATCCTGGAGGTCCTCTTCAGCCAAGAGAGGAGGGACTCCCTGAAAGAGATGCTTCGAACACTGTACCAGAGGACAATTCAATGGCGGTTCCCGGGTATTCCCGCTGTGGACGGCGGTTGA